The proteins below come from a single uncultured Carboxylicivirga sp. genomic window:
- a CDS encoding alkaline phosphatase family protein, producing MSKIRLILFLLISFQISAKAQHRIASPKPKLVVFFLVDELSTDQLVAFRDKFSNDGFNRLIDGGAFYRNASFPAGSVYAGCNLATLYSGAYPSTHGIISDKWYSQLKSDEVRADAADKENGVLPSAKNMLASTFVDELKWMYNGYSKVTSIGFNPDFLVWTGGHSPDHVYYPSEATGEMVLNADTVLQPMPVWVKDFNSKKLLDVYAERQWGPLADLNTYHQLQYFKNELPQNHTFLYSMKKGKGANAYAGVLESPYGNKLIRDFTVSQILNGNYGKDDVTDILTVQFTSQSIHRSGASAFEAETEDMLLRLDTEIADMLKILDKEVGLENTLIITTAIAAPVRSVEDNGRAHIPTGLFSGKKAASLLNLYLMALHGQGNWVKAYHDGQVYLNHELLEQSKISKKEILAQSAKFLMQVEGVAYALPADELMASTSDLSALESLKLNYHPKRSGDILIRLQPGWNEDILGSDPVHRHWTSSSVPLVFYGWKIGRRNIYEKISMADVAPTISSFLEIPFPNGCEGKPLKEVLP from the coding sequence TCAATTGGTTGCTTTTAGAGATAAGTTTTCTAACGATGGATTTAATCGATTAATTGATGGAGGCGCATTTTATAGGAATGCCTCTTTTCCTGCCGGATCTGTTTATGCCGGATGTAATTTGGCTACGCTTTATAGTGGGGCTTATCCGTCAACACATGGTATTATTTCTGATAAATGGTATAGTCAACTAAAAAGTGATGAAGTAAGGGCTGATGCGGCAGATAAGGAAAACGGTGTTCTTCCTTCTGCTAAAAACATGTTGGCCAGCACTTTTGTAGATGAACTTAAGTGGATGTATAACGGCTATTCGAAGGTGACTTCCATCGGTTTTAATCCCGATTTTTTAGTCTGGACAGGAGGACATTCACCCGATCATGTTTATTATCCGAGTGAAGCTACGGGTGAGATGGTTTTGAATGCCGATACTGTATTGCAACCTATGCCAGTATGGGTTAAAGATTTTAATAGTAAGAAACTCTTAGATGTTTATGCAGAACGTCAATGGGGACCATTGGCAGATCTTAACACCTATCACCAATTACAATATTTTAAAAATGAATTGCCCCAAAATCATACCTTTTTGTATTCGATGAAAAAAGGTAAAGGAGCCAATGCTTATGCAGGAGTATTGGAATCTCCGTATGGAAATAAATTGATAAGAGACTTTACTGTAAGTCAAATTCTTAATGGTAATTACGGAAAAGATGATGTCACAGATATTTTAACAGTTCAGTTTACATCGCAATCTATTCATCGCTCTGGAGCATCAGCTTTTGAGGCAGAGACAGAAGATATGCTTTTGCGTTTGGATACCGAAATTGCGGATATGCTTAAAATACTTGACAAGGAGGTTGGCTTAGAAAATACGTTGATTATTACAACAGCAATTGCAGCTCCTGTACGTTCGGTTGAAGATAATGGGCGAGCTCATATACCAACTGGTTTGTTTAGTGGTAAAAAAGCAGCTTCATTGCTCAATTTGTATTTAATGGCTTTGCATGGACAAGGAAATTGGGTAAAAGCATATCATGATGGTCAGGTGTACCTAAATCACGAGTTATTGGAACAATCCAAAATATCGAAGAAAGAAATTTTGGCTCAATCAGCTAAGTTTTTAATGCAGGTTGAAGGTGTTGCTTATGCTCTTCCTGCTGATGAGTTGATGGCTTCAACTTCTGATTTATCTGCTCTTGAAAGTTTGAAATTGAATTATCATCCCAAACGATCTGGTGATATTTTAATTCGTCTACAGCCAGGATGGAATGAGGATATTCTAGGGAGTGATCCGGTTCATCGCCATTGGACATCATCTTCAGTGCCGCTGGTTTTTTATGGATGGAAGATAGGGCGTCGTAATATATACGAAAAGATATCAATGGCTGATGTAGCACCAACTATTTCTTCTTTTCTTGAAATACCATTTCCCAATGGTTGTGAAGGTAAACCTTTAAAAGAGGTATTACCTTAA